The DNA region CTCCACAGCTGCTTCCGATGGAAGGCCAGCTGGCGGTCTTTCCTAGGGGTGATCGCATGATCGTAGTGGGCACGCACTTCCTACCGGAGGACACCACGCTCCATGCCGGACACCGCCACGACGTGCCCTGGCTCGAGGCGGGCGAACAGGAGGACATGCGGGATCGTGGCGGACTCTTCCTCGTATCCGTGGAGGGGACACCACTCCGATCCAACCGCTCGCTTGGAAGCACCGACGGCGTGCTGTCCCTGGAGGCGCCGGTCGGTTCGTACGTGGTGGCGACGGAGGCGTGGAGTCCCTCTCGGCGACGTGCAGGTAGATACCGCGAAGGGATCGAGTATCGACGTGTCCCAGAAGACATTGCCGCCCTGTCCGATCTCTTGATGTTGAGGCCGACCCCAGATCCTCCGGAGCTGCTCGAGGCCGCGATACCGCTGGCGCTGCTCCGGACCGAGGTCCGGCGCGGCCAGACGTTCGCGATCGGCTGGGAAGTGTCCGGACTGGGATTCCGCCCCGAGACACTCGCTTTCGAGGTGACGGTGAACCGGGTCGATCGAAGCCTCTTCCGTCGGATCGGGGAGTTCTTGCGGGTGAGCGGCGGGCCTCAGAAGGTCTCGCTCGCATGGGAAGAGCCGGGCCCCGACCGGCCGAGTCCACTATTCCGTTACCTCGACCTCAATCTGGATCGCCTCGACCCGGGGGCCTACGAGGTGCAGATCACCCTCAGGACAGCGGGCAGATCCGAAGTCGTCAGCGGCCGCCGGTTCACGGTCCGAGAGAGATGAGAGCGGAAGATGACGCGTTGACCAGTTCGCGCGTCCTTTTTAGCTTGTCGGGCTCTCTAGATCGTGTCTCGTAGGATCGGACTTTAAGCCCCGGCACAGATGGACGACACGTACAGGCGGGGCCCCCTTCTCCTGCTCAGTGGCCGAGCCAATCCTTCGCTGTCCGCGGAGATCGGTGAAAGGATTGGGATGTCGCCCGATGGGGCGACGATCAAGCAGTTCGCGGACGGGGAGATATGGGTGCGAATCGACCACAACGTGCGTGGTCGGGACGTGTTCATCCTCCAGCCCACGTCGGCTCCGGCCGACAACATCATGGAGTTGTGCCTGCTGATCGACGCCGCGAAGCGGGCGTCGGCGGCGCGGGTCACGGCGGTGATCCCGTACTTCGGGTACGGTCGGCAGGACAGAAAGGATCAGCCGCGTGTGGCGATTGGGGCGAAGCTCGCGGCGAATCTGGTGGTTGCGGCAGGTGCGGATCGCGTGATCTCGATAGACTTCCACCAGCATCAGATTCAGGGGTTCTTCGACATCCCAGTGGATCACATGTATGCGGCTCCGGTCCTGACGAAATACTTCAGGAGCCTGGGTCTGCAGGACCTTGTCGTGGTATCGCCTGACGTAGGTGCGGCGAAGATGGCCCGGGGATACGCGAAACGGCTGGGCGCCGCGTTCGCGATCATCGACAAGCGGCGCCCCAAGCCGAACATGTCGGAAGTGATGAACGTGGTCGGTGAGGTGGAGGGCAAGACATGCCTCCTCGTC from Gemmatimonadota bacterium includes:
- a CDS encoding ribose-phosphate pyrophosphokinase; its protein translation is MDDTYRRGPLLLLSGRANPSLSAEIGERIGMSPDGATIKQFADGEIWVRIDHNVRGRDVFILQPTSAPADNIMELCLLIDAAKRASAARVTAVIPYFGYGRQDRKDQPRVAIGAKLAANLVVAAGADRVISIDFHQHQIQGFFDIPVDHMYAAPVLTKYFRSLGLQDLVVVSPDVGAAKMARGYAKRLGAAFAIIDKRRPKPNMSEVMNVVGEVEGKTCLLVDDMVDTGGSLSNAIHALKDQGAEVVYAAATHALLSAGAAQCLQEAPVEEVIVTNTIHIAEEKRFEKLKVLSVADLLAKAIHYVHSNESVSQLFETPPDD